Within the Streptomyces sp. YIM 121038 genome, the region TTCAGCTCCGGCTCGGTGCGCATCGGCGAGACCGAGCTGTCGACGCTGAAGGACAAGCAGCTCACCAAGCTCCGCCGGGACAAGATCGGCTTCATCTTCCAGGCGTTCAACCTGCTGCCGACGCTGACCGCCCTGGAGAACATCACGCTCCCCATGGACATCGCGGGCCGCAAGGTCAACAAGCAGTGGCTGGAGCAGGTGATCTCCATGGTGGGCCTGGCCGGGCGCCTCTCCCACCGGCCCACCGAGCTCTCCGGCGGTCAGCAGCAGCGCGTCGCCGTGGCCCGCGCGCTCGCCTCCCAGCCCGAGATCATCTTCGGTGACGAGCCGACCGGAAACCTCGACTCGCGCTCCGGCGCCGAGGTCCTCGGCTTCCTCCGCAACTCCGTGCGCGAGCTGGGGCAGACCGTCGTCATGGTCACCCACGACCCGGTGGCCGCGTCGTACGCGGACCGCGTGATCTTCCTCGCGGACGGGCGGATCGTCGACGAGATGCACCAGCCCTCCGCCGAGCGCGTGCTCGACCGCATGAAGGACTTCGATGCGAAGGGCCGCGTGAGCTAGCGCTTCGTCGGTCAGTTCTCTTTCTGCGGGCCGCATGTGGCTGGTCGCGCAGTTCCCCGCGCCCCTAGGGGGCGCTCCCGCCCCCAGGCCCGCCCTCACCAGGACTCACACCCATGTTCCGTACTGCCCTGCGCAACGTGCTCGCGCACAAGGCCCGGCTCTTGATGACCGTGCTCGCCGTCATGCTCGGCGTCGCGTTCGTCTCCGGCACGCTGGTCTTCACCGACACCTTCGGCTCCGCCTACAAGAACAAGTCGGCGAAGAGCTTCGACCACGTCTCCGTCGCCGTCCGCCCCGACGGCGGCTCCCACGACAACGACGGCCAGGAGGCCAAGCAGACCCCCCGGCTCACCGACGCCCTGCTCGGCAAGGCCAAGGAGCTGCCCGGCGCGGAGTCCGCGATCGGCGCGTACTCCGGCTTCACCGCCGTCGCCGACAAGGACGGCAAGCTCGTCGGCGGCGAGTGGGGCACCACCGGCGCCAACTACTACCCCGGCAAGGACGGCAAGGACCCGCGCTACGACTTCGCCGAGGGCCGCGCCCCGAAGTCCGGGGCCGACATCGCCCTGGACAGCCGTACCGCCGACCGCGCCGGATACGAGGTCGGCGACACCGTCCGCTACTCCACCGACGGCCCCGTGAAGACCGCGAAGATCTCCGGCATCTTCGACACCGACGACGGCAGCGTCGTCGCGGGCGGCAGCCTCGTCGTCTTCGACAACGACACCGCGCGCAAGGTCCTCGGCAAGTCCGAGTACGACGAGATCGACGTGAAGGCCGCCGCGGGCACCAGCGAGACCGCCCTGAAGAGCGCCGTCGAGAAGCTCCTGCCGAAGGACACCGAGGCGGAGACCGGGGCCTCGCTCAAGGACGAGCAGGACCGGATGATCGAGCAGAACACCAGCGCCATGAGCCAGGTGCTGCTGATCTTCGCCGGGATCGCGCTGTTCGTCGGCATCTTCATCATCGCCAACACCTTCACCATGCTGGTCGCCCAGCGCACCAAGGAACTGGCCCTGATGCGGGCCGTCGGCGCCTCGCGCCGCCAGGTCACGCGCTCGGTCCTGATCGAGGCGTTCATCGTCGGCCTGGTCGCCGCCGTCGCGGGCTTCGCGCTCGGCATCGGCGTGGCCGTGGGCCTGGAGTCCCTGATGAACGCGGGCGGCGCCTCGCTGCCCGACGGGCCCCTGGTCGTCGGGCCCACGACGATCGTGGTCGCGCTGCTCATCGGCGTCGTCGTGACGATGCTGGCCGCGTGGCTGCCCGGCCGCCGGGCCGCGAAGATCCCGCCGGTCGCCGCCATGAACAGCGTCCACGCCTCGCCCACCACGCGCGGCCTGGTCATCCGCAACACCATCGGCTCGGTCATCGTCGCGCTCGGCGTGGTCATGCTGTTCATGAACGACAACTACGTGAAGTCCGGGGGCGCCGCGACGATCCTCGTCGGCGTCATCGTCCTCACGCCGCTGCTCTCCCGCCCGTTCATCGCCGCCGCGGGACCGCTGCTCAAGCCGTTCGGCGTCACCGGCAAGCTGGCCCGCCTCAACTCGGTGCGCAACCCGCGCCGCACCGCCTCCACGGCCTCGGCCCTGATGATCGGCCTGACCCTCATCACGGCGATGACGGTCATCGCGACCTCGCTGGGCAGCGCCATCAACAAGATGGCCGCCGACTCCCTGAAGGCCGACTACACCGTCTCGATGGCCAACTACCAGCCGCTGAGCCCCAAGGTCCGCGCCGACCTGGCCAAGCTGCCGGACGTCGAGGCGTCCAGCCCGCTGCGCTCCACCTGGGGCGAGGCCGACGGCACGTCCACGCGCATCACGGGTGTGGACCCGAAGTCCTTCGGCAAGCTGGTCTCCCTCGACTACACCAGCGGCTCCGCCGCCGGCTTCAAGGGCGGCAGCGTGCTCGTCGACGACGGCACCGCGAAGAAGAAGGGCCTGAAGGCGGGCGACACCGTCCCGGTGAAGTTCGACGACCACAAGACCGTCCGTCTGACGGTCGCGGGCGTGTACCAGTCGAACGAGATGCTCGACGGCCTGTTCACGCCGACGGCCGTGGTCGACCCGCACCTCAACAAGATCGCCGACCAGCAGGTCCTGCTGAAGATGAAGGACGGCGTGAGCGACGCGTCGGAGGACGCCGTCGTCAAGGCCCTCGGCGACAACCCCGCCATCAAGATCCAGGACAAGGACGACATCAGCAACGAGATCGGCGGCGCCATCAACCTGATCCTCAACATGCTGTACGGCCTGCTCGCCATGGCGATCCTGGTCGCGGTCCTCGGCGTGATCAACACCCTCGCGATGTCCGTCTTCGAGCGGAAGCACGAGATCGGCATGCTCCGTGCGATCGGCCTCGACCGCGCGAAGATCAAGCAGATGGTGCGCCTGGAGTCCGTCGTGATCTCCCTGTTCGGCGCGGTGCTCGGCGTCGGCCTCGGCCTGTTCCTCGGCTGGGTCGCGGGCGACAGCATCTCCGGCTCGGTGAAGACGTACACCATGGAGATCCCCGCCGGGCGGATCCTGCTCTTCCTCGCCATCGCGGCGGTGGTGGGCGTGCTCGCGGCGGTGTGGCCCGCGCGGAGCGCCGCGCGGCTGAACCCGCTGCAGGCCATCAAGTCCGACTGACGTCGGGCTGAGCGGGGGCCCGGGTGCACCAGCACCCGGGCCCCCCTTTTTTTCAGTGCTCCGTCTGCCTTTTCAGTGCTCCGTCTGCGGGTCCGTCGTGGCTTGTCGCGCAGTTCCCCGCGCCCCTTCGGGGCGCCAGTCACGAGCCCGCAACGGCAGGCCCGATCTGCCGTCCTCCGGGGTCCTGACCGCGAGGACCTGGTTGACCCCGATGCGGTTGCGCTCGAAGGCCAGGGCCGACGCGGCCATGTACAGGCGCCAGATGCGGGCGCGGCCCGGCGTCGTCAGGCGCTGGCCCCGCTTCCAGTCGGCCTCCAGGTTGGCGACCCAGCGGCGCAGGGTGTGGGCGTAGTGCTCGCGGATGGACTCCACGTCGCGGACCTCGAAGCCCGCGCGCTCCAGGAGGCCCACGGTGGTGCCGAGCGGGGCCAGTTCGCCGTCGGGGAAGACGTAGGCGTCGATGAACTCGTCGACGGAGTACGCCGCCTCGTCGCCCAGGGGGCGGCGCGCGATCTGGTGGTTGAGCAGCCTCCCGCCGGGCTTGAGGAGGGTGTGGAGGTCGCGCGCGTAGTCCAGATAGCGGTCGGAGCCGACGTGTTCGGCCATGCCGATGGACGAGATCGCGTCGTACGGGCCGTCGCGCACGTCGCGGTAGTCCTGGACGCGGATCTCGACGCGGTCGGTCAGGCCCTCCTCCGCGATGCGCTTGCGGGCGTACGCGGCCTGCTCGCGGGAGAGCGTGACGCCGACGACGTGCACGCCGTGCTCGCGGGCGGCGTGGATGGCCATGGAGCCCCAGCCGCAGCCGACGTCGAGGAGGCGCATGCCGGGCTTCAGGCCGAGCTTGCGGCAGATCAGTTCGAGCTTGTCGCGCTGGGCGTCCTCCAGGGTGCTCCCGGGCTCCTCGAAGTAGGCGCAGGAGTAGACCATGGAGGGGCCGAGGACCAGCTCGTAGAAGTCGTTGCCGACGTCGTAGTGGTGGCTGATGGCCTGTCTGTCGCTGCCCTTGGTGTGCCGGTGCAGCCTGCCCTGCTTGCGCATCTCCTCGCGCGGCACGGGCGGCGGCACGAACGGCGCGGCGAGCGCGAGCAGCGAGCGGACGGCGGCGCGCACCCGCGGGTCGCGCAGCGACTGCCGCAGCGTGGGGGCGTCGTCGTCGCGCTCCCAGATGAACTCGGCGAGCAGGTCGAGGGCTTGGTAGAGGTCGCCCTCGACGTCGAGGTCCCCGGCCACCCAGGCCCGGGCGAGCCCCAGCTCCCCGGGCTTCCACAGCAGCCTGCGCAGGGCGCGCCGATGGCGTACGACGAGGACGGGCGCCCCCGGCGGGCCCTCCTCCGAACCGTCCCAGGCGCGGATCCGAACGGGGAGCCGGGCTCCCAGCATCTGTTCGGCGATGTCCTTCAGCCGCGAAGCGGCGTCCTGCATGGCACACACCTCCGCAATGGGGTACCCCGGAACGGTTCGACTCCACGTAAACACCAGCGGCACGTCCGCGCAGTCCCGTCACGGCGTCACGAATCGGCAAAATACATGTACGGGGCATGAAAATCGGCCAACGGGAAGCGCTCCTTCCCGTTCTTCCCACCGGGACGCGAAAAACCCGAAGGGCCCCCGCTCCACGGATAGCGGGGGCCCTTCGGGTCTTGATACGACGTGCGCCGGGCCTTAAGAGGCCTTGGCCTTCTCCTCGACCGGAGCGGCGGCGGCCGGCTTGGGCGCGGGCTTGGCGGCCTCGTAGAACTCCTCGCGCGGGGTCTCCATCGCACCGAGGGAGACGACCTCGCGCTTGAGGAACATGCCGAGGGTCCAGTCCGCGAAGACGCGGATCTTGCGGTTGAACGTCGGCATCGCCATGCCGTGGTAGCCACGGTGCATGTACCAGGCGAGACGGCCCTTGAGCTTGATCTTCATCTTGCCCATGACGATCATCGCGACGCCCTTGTGCAGGCCGAGACCCGCGACCGCGCCCTTGTTGGCGTGGCTGTACTCCTTCTGCGGGAAGCCCCGCATGCCGGAGACCACGTTGTCGCCGAGGACCTTGGCCTGGCGCAGGGCGTGCTGGGCGTTCGGCGGGCACCAGGCGTTCTCGTTGCCCGCCTTGCGGCCGACGAGGTCCGGGACCTGGGCGTTGTCGCCCGCGGCCCAGATGTAGTCGGTGCCCTGGACCTGGAGGGTCGTCTGGGTGTCGACGTGGCCGCGCGGGCCGAGCGGGAGGCCGAAGCGGGCGAGCGCCGGGTTCGGCTTCACACCGGCGGTCCAGACGATCGTGTTGGAGTCGACCTCGAGGCCGTTCTTCAGCACGACGTGGCCGTCGACGCAGGAGTCCATGGAGGTGGAGAGGTAGACCTCGACCCCGCGGCTCTCCAGGTGCTCCTTGCCGTACTGGCCGAGCTTCGGGCCGACCTCCGGCAGGATCTTGTCGGCCGCGTCGACCAGGACGAAGCGCATGTCGTCGCGGGACACGGTGTTGTAGTACTTGGCCGCGTCGCGGGCCATGTCCTCGACCTCGCCGATGGTCTCGGCACCGGCGAAGCCACCGCCGACGAAGACGAAGGTCAGCGCCTTGCGGCGGACCTCCTCGTCGGTCGTGGAGTCGGCCTTGTCCAGCTGCTCGAGCACGTGGTTGCGCAGACCGATGGCCTCCTCGATGCCCTTCATGCCGATGCCCTGCTCGGCGAGGCCGGGGATCGGGAAGGTGCGGGAGACCGCGCCCATGGCGATGACCAGGTAGTCGAACGGCAGCTCGTACGCCTCGCCGACGAGCGGCGCGATCGTGGCGACCTTGCGGTCCTGGTCGATGGTCGTGACCCGACCGGTCAGTACCTCGGCCTTGGGCAGCACGCGTCGCAGCGGGACGACGACGTGCCTCGGCGAGATGCTGCCGGCGGCGGCTTCGGGGAGGAAGGGCTGGTACGTCATGTACGAGCGCGGGTCGACGACCGTGACGGTCGCCTCGCCGTAGCGCATCTTCTTGAGAATGCGACGAGCTGCGTACAGGCCTACGTACCCACCGCCTACTACGAGGATCCTGGGACGCTCCGTGGTGCTCATGCCATTGAGTATCCACCCCCTCGGAGGGGGTCGCTCGTGCGCCCCTTCACAAGGATGGGTGGGGCCTCTGCTACACTTCGCCGCCCACGTGACGGAGGTCATGACACCTCAGGGGAACCAGCCGGTGCCGCGAGTCGTTGTCAACCCCTCTTGAGCAGCCACTCCGGGCCGCAACGCCGGGTGAACCACTCCTCGGTTCACACGCCTGTAACGCCTGCGATGCGCCGCGAACGTCAGTCTCGCGCCTTCAAAACCCCGCCTCCGGACCCGAAACTCCTCGGAACCACGCCCTACAGGGCCGTTTTCCTTGTGAAGAACTTCACGAACTTTCCCGACGGAGTGTCGCCGCCGGGCCGCCGAAGCCGCCCGACGGCTGCTCAAACGACATCCGCCCCGCTCAAGCGATGATCCACCGGGCCTCGCCGAGAGGGTCCGCGGGGCCTCGCCGAGGGGGCCCGCGGGGGGCTAGGCGTCGAGCTCCTCCGCCACCTTCCAGGCGATTCCGTCCAGGATGTCGTGTTCGCTCACGACCACCTCGCGGGCACCGACCCGCTCCATGATCGAGAGCAGCACGAGGGCGCCCGCCACGATCACGTCGACCCGGCCCGGGTGCATCACGGGGATCGCCGCGCGCTCGGCGTGCGTCGACTGCGTGAGCCGCTCCACGATGGCCTTGACCTGCTCGTACGAGACGCGCGAGTGGTGGATCGCGGCGGACTCGTACGCGTCGAGGCCGAGCGCGATCCCGGCCACCGTGGTGACCGAGCCCGCGAGCCCCACCAGGGTCCGCGCCGCGCGCAGCGGGACCGTCTCCTCGGCGAGGTCGAGCGCCGCGGCGATGTCCGCGCGGACGGCGGCGAGCTGCTCGGCGGTCGGCGGGTCGGTGACGGCGCCGTCGCGCACGAAGTGCCGCTCGGTCATGCGGACGCAGCCGACGTCCACGGAGCGGGCCGCCCGTACGCTGCCGTCGCCCACGACGAACTCCGTGGAGCCGCCGCCGATGTCCACGACGAGGTAGGGCGTCTCCAGGTCGGCGCGGCCCGTCAGCTCCTTGGTGGCGCCCGTGAAGGAGAACTCCGCCTCCTGGTCGCCGCTGATCACCTCCGGCTCGACGCCGAGGATGTCCAGGACGCCGCGGACGAACTCCTCGCGGTTCTCCGCGTCGCGCGACGCGGAGGTCGCCACGAAGCGGGTGCGCTGCGCGCCGTGCTCCTTGATGACGGCGGCGTACTCGCGGCAGGCCGCGAAGGTCCGCTCCAGGGCCTCGGGGGCCAGGCGGCCCGTCTTGTCCACGCCCTGTCCGAGGCGGACGATCTGCATGCGGCGGTCGAGGTCGACGAGCTCGCCGGTCCGCGGGTCCGCGTCCGCGACGAGGAGGCGGATCGAGTTCGTGCCACAGTCGATGGCGGCCACGCGGGTCACGCTGGGTGCTCCTTTGCGTTGACGGGTAGGGGGCAGCGGGGGGGCTGTGCCCACCCGTTCCGCCCTGCGGAACGACTGCCCACAGCGGGGAAGCGGCTCAGCAGGCGTCGCCCGAGACACACGGGCCCTTGCGCCACCACTCCGGGAGCATGGCGATGGCCTCGTCGCCCAGGGGGTTCACGCCGGGGCCCGCGGCCAGGGAGTGGGCGACCAGGACGTGCAGGCACTTCACGCGGTCCGGCATGCCGCCGGCCGAGGGAAAGCCCTCCAGGACCTCGATGGAGTCGCGCCGGGCGATGTAGTCCTCGTGCGCCGCGCGGTACGCGGCGGCGAGCTCCGGGTCGGTCGCGAGCCGCTCCGTCATCTCCTTCATCACGCCGTTCGCCTCCAGCGTGCCGATCGCGGAGGCCGCGCGCGGGCACGACAGATAGAACGTCGTCGGGAACGGCGTGCCGTCCTCCAGACGGGGGGCCGTCTCGACCACGTCCGGGTTCCCGCAGGGGCAGCGGTGCGCGATGGCCCGCAGGCCGCGCGGCGGGCGGCCCAGCTGCTCCTGGAACGCGGCGATGTCGGCGTCCGTGGGCGCGGTGGACTCGGTCTGGGGCGGGGGCGTTTCCATGCCTGTCTTTCGGTGGGTGCGAGGGTCGGATCAGTTGTCGTCGGGACGGCCCGCGGCGCCGGAGCCGTCCGCCTTGTCGATGCCGTCCCAGACGTTGGAGTACCAGGGCCGGTCGGTGCCGCCCCCGTCGGGGCGGTGGCGTTCGGCGGCCTGGGGGTCGATCACCGTGAAGCCGGTCTCGCCGGGCATCACGTAGTGCAGCCGGTCGCGGATGCGCTGCTCGGCGTAGGCGTCGTCCTGCCAGCGGGCCTTCTCGTCGCGCAGGCGCTCGACGTTCTCGCGGTGCTCGGCCTGCTTCTGCCGCTGCTCGGCGATCTCGGCGCGCTGCGCGACGTACTGCCGTATCGGGTAGGCGAGCGCGACCACCAGCGAGCACACCACGAGGACGAGCAGCGCCGCGCGCCCGGTGAGCCGGGAGCGGCGGGCCTGGCGCTTGGTCTGGGAGCGGTAGACGCGCTGCGCGGTCTGCTCGCCGAGCAGCTTGAGCCGCGTCGCGGTGGAGAACCGGTCGCGGTTCTTCACTGCCATGTCCGCCTCCCCACTACGTGCGTACGTCCCCGCACACGGTACGGGACCGAGTACGGGGACGTACGTACGACTGGCTAGGCCTTAGCCCTTGAAGCGCGGGAACGCGCTGCGGCCCGCGTACACCGCGGCGTCGTCGAGGATCTCCTCGATGCGCAGCAGCTGGTTGTACTTGGCGACGCGGTCCGAGCGGGCCGGGGCGCCGGTCTTGATCTGGCCGCAGTTCACCGCGACGGCGAGGTCGGCGATGGTGACGTCCTCGGTCTCGCCGGAGCGGTGGGACATCATGCACTTGAAGCCGTTGCGCTGGGCCAGCTCGACGGCGTCCAGGGTCTCGGTCAGCGAGCCGATCTGGTTGACCTTGACGAGCAGCGCGTTGGCGGCGTCCTCGTCGATGCCGCGCTGGAGGCGCTCGGGGTTGGTGACGAAGAGGTCGTCGCCGACGATCTGGACCTTGTCGCCCAGCTTCTCGGTGATGATCTTCCAGCCGTCCCAGTCGTCCTCGTACAGCGGGTCCTCGATGGAGACCAGCGGGTACGCGGAGACAAGCTCGGCGTAGTAGTCGGTCATCTCGGCGGCCGAGCGGGACTTGCCCTCGAACTCGTAGGAGCCGTCCTTGTAGAACTCGGACGCGGCGACGTCGAGCGCCAGCGCGATCTGCTCGCCCGGGACGTAACCGGCCTGCTTGATGGCCTCGACGATGAGGTCGAGGGCGGCGCGGTTGGACTCCAGGTTCGGCGCGAAGCCGCCCTCGTCGCCGAGGCCGGTGGACAGGCCCTTGTTCTTCAGGACCTTCTTCAGCGTGTGGTAGACCTCGGCGCCCCAGCGCAGGGCCTCGGAGAAGGACTCCGCGCCGATCGGGGCGATCATGAACTCCTGGATGTCGACGTTGGAGTCCGC harbors:
- a CDS encoding ABC transporter ATP-binding protein: MTTTTPFAAHATAVAARATDLSKVYGQGETQVVALDRVSVDFGQGQFTAIMGPSGSGKSTLMHCVAGLDSFSSGSVRIGETELSTLKDKQLTKLRRDKIGFIFQAFNLLPTLTALENITLPMDIAGRKVNKQWLEQVISMVGLAGRLSHRPTELSGGQQQRVAVARALASQPEIIFGDEPTGNLDSRSGAEVLGFLRNSVRELGQTVVMVTHDPVAASYADRVIFLADGRIVDEMHQPSAERVLDRMKDFDAKGRVS
- a CDS encoding ABC transporter permease; the protein is MFRTALRNVLAHKARLLMTVLAVMLGVAFVSGTLVFTDTFGSAYKNKSAKSFDHVSVAVRPDGGSHDNDGQEAKQTPRLTDALLGKAKELPGAESAIGAYSGFTAVADKDGKLVGGEWGTTGANYYPGKDGKDPRYDFAEGRAPKSGADIALDSRTADRAGYEVGDTVRYSTDGPVKTAKISGIFDTDDGSVVAGGSLVVFDNDTARKVLGKSEYDEIDVKAAAGTSETALKSAVEKLLPKDTEAETGASLKDEQDRMIEQNTSAMSQVLLIFAGIALFVGIFIIANTFTMLVAQRTKELALMRAVGASRRQVTRSVLIEAFIVGLVAAVAGFALGIGVAVGLESLMNAGGASLPDGPLVVGPTTIVVALLIGVVVTMLAAWLPGRRAAKIPPVAAMNSVHASPTTRGLVIRNTIGSVIVALGVVMLFMNDNYVKSGGAATILVGVIVLTPLLSRPFIAAAGPLLKPFGVTGKLARLNSVRNPRRTASTASALMIGLTLITAMTVIATSLGSAINKMAADSLKADYTVSMANYQPLSPKVRADLAKLPDVEASSPLRSTWGEADGTSTRITGVDPKSFGKLVSLDYTSGSAAGFKGGSVLVDDGTAKKKGLKAGDTVPVKFDDHKTVRLTVAGVYQSNEMLDGLFTPTAVVDPHLNKIADQQVLLKMKDGVSDASEDAVVKALGDNPAIKIQDKDDISNEIGGAINLILNMLYGLLAMAILVAVLGVINTLAMSVFERKHEIGMLRAIGLDRAKIKQMVRLESVVISLFGAVLGVGLGLFLGWVAGDSISGSVKTYTMEIPAGRILLFLAIAAVVGVLAAVWPARSAARLNPLQAIKSD
- a CDS encoding cyclopropane-fatty-acyl-phospholipid synthase family protein — its product is MQDAASRLKDIAEQMLGARLPVRIRAWDGSEEGPPGAPVLVVRHRRALRRLLWKPGELGLARAWVAGDLDVEGDLYQALDLLAEFIWERDDDAPTLRQSLRDPRVRAAVRSLLALAAPFVPPPVPREEMRKQGRLHRHTKGSDRQAISHHYDVGNDFYELVLGPSMVYSCAYFEEPGSTLEDAQRDKLELICRKLGLKPGMRLLDVGCGWGSMAIHAAREHGVHVVGVTLSREQAAYARKRIAEEGLTDRVEIRVQDYRDVRDGPYDAISSIGMAEHVGSDRYLDYARDLHTLLKPGGRLLNHQIARRPLGDEAAYSVDEFIDAYVFPDGELAPLGTTVGLLERAGFEVRDVESIREHYAHTLRRWVANLEADWKRGQRLTTPGRARIWRLYMAASALAFERNRIGVNQVLAVRTPEDGRSGLPLRARDWRPEGARGTARQATTDPQTEH
- a CDS encoding NAD(P)/FAD-dependent oxidoreductase, producing the protein MSTTERPRILVVGGGYVGLYAARRILKKMRYGEATVTVVDPRSYMTYQPFLPEAAAGSISPRHVVVPLRRVLPKAEVLTGRVTTIDQDRKVATIAPLVGEAYELPFDYLVIAMGAVSRTFPIPGLAEQGIGMKGIEEAIGLRNHVLEQLDKADSTTDEEVRRKALTFVFVGGGFAGAETIGEVEDMARDAAKYYNTVSRDDMRFVLVDAADKILPEVGPKLGQYGKEHLESRGVEVYLSTSMDSCVDGHVVLKNGLEVDSNTIVWTAGVKPNPALARFGLPLGPRGHVDTQTTLQVQGTDYIWAAGDNAQVPDLVGRKAGNENAWCPPNAQHALRQAKVLGDNVVSGMRGFPQKEYSHANKGAVAGLGLHKGVAMIVMGKMKIKLKGRLAWYMHRGYHGMAMPTFNRKIRVFADWTLGMFLKREVVSLGAMETPREEFYEAAKPAPKPAAAAPVEEKAKAS
- a CDS encoding Ppx/GppA phosphatase family protein, whose translation is MTRVAAIDCGTNSIRLLVADADPRTGELVDLDRRMQIVRLGQGVDKTGRLAPEALERTFAACREYAAVIKEHGAQRTRFVATSASRDAENREEFVRGVLDILGVEPEVISGDQEAEFSFTGATKELTGRADLETPYLVVDIGGGSTEFVVGDGSVRAARSVDVGCVRMTERHFVRDGAVTDPPTAEQLAAVRADIAAALDLAEETVPLRAARTLVGLAGSVTTVAGIALGLDAYESAAIHHSRVSYEQVKAIVERLTQSTHAERAAIPVMHPGRVDVIVAGALVLLSIMERVGAREVVVSEHDILDGIAWKVAEELDA
- a CDS encoding DUF501 domain-containing protein, which encodes METPPPQTESTAPTDADIAAFQEQLGRPPRGLRAIAHRCPCGNPDVVETAPRLEDGTPFPTTFYLSCPRAASAIGTLEANGVMKEMTERLATDPELAAAYRAAHEDYIARRDSIEVLEGFPSAGGMPDRVKCLHVLVAHSLAAGPGVNPLGDEAIAMLPEWWRKGPCVSGDAC
- a CDS encoding septum formation initiator family protein, which produces MAVKNRDRFSTATRLKLLGEQTAQRVYRSQTKRQARRSRLTGRAALLVLVVCSLVVALAYPIRQYVAQRAEIAEQRQKQAEHRENVERLRDEKARWQDDAYAEQRIRDRLHYVMPGETGFTVIDPQAAERHRPDGGGTDRPWYSNVWDGIDKADGSGAAGRPDDN
- the eno gene encoding phosphopyruvate hydratase, whose translation is MPSIDVVVAREILDSRGNPTVEVEVGLDDGSTGRAAVPSGASTGAFEAIELRDGDANRYGGKGVEKAVLAVIEQIGPELVGYDATEQRLIDQAMFDLDATDNKGSLGANAILGVSLAVAHAASEASDLPLFRYLGGPNAHLLPVPMMNILNGGSHADSNVDIQEFMIAPIGAESFSEALRWGAEVYHTLKKVLKNKGLSTGLGDEGGFAPNLESNRAALDLIVEAIKQAGYVPGEQIALALDVAASEFYKDGSYEFEGKSRSAAEMTDYYAELVSAYPLVSIEDPLYEDDWDGWKIITEKLGDKVQIVGDDLFVTNPERLQRGIDEDAANALLVKVNQIGSLTETLDAVELAQRNGFKCMMSHRSGETEDVTIADLAVAVNCGQIKTGAPARSDRVAKYNQLLRIEEILDDAAVYAGRSAFPRFKG